CTGTCCTTTTCCAGCACGGCTGATGTCGGTAATTTTGTTCCTGGCGTTGCCTGGCCTTGGAGCATGACTTCTGCTACCATCCCTGCACGTAGCATGCCGTCCTGATTATTCACCTTCACTTTAACTGGGAAAGAACTGCTGTTGGTATCCGAAATCGGAGAGACAAACTCAACGGTACCTTTCAGCACTTTTCCACCCAGACTGCCTACCTTCACATCAACAGTAGAGCCGACCTTCACTTGGTTGATTTGGTTTTCCGGTACGCTTGCTTCTACTTTGACATCTGCCATATTCACTAGCACCATAAGAGGCGTCCCCGCTGCTGCCATTTCTCCCGGGTCAACTGAGCGCTTGGCGACGATACCTGTGATTGGCGCACGAATAATGGTATTGTCATAATTGCTTTTTGCCAGCTCCAAATTGGAGCCCAAACGGCTTACTTCTGCTTGCAGAGCCGCTACCGTGTCGGCAGTTGGGCCTGCTTTTGCCAGATCGAATTGGGCTTGCGCTTGTTCAAGACCTGTGCGCGCCTTTTCCAATTCGAGCGAAGATTTCTCCAGCTCAGCCTGGGACAATGCGCCCGCATCAAACAGTGCTTTCATCCGGTTGTAGTTGCTCTCGACCACCTTCAGGCTGGCTTCTGCCTGGGTAACAATACTTCCAAGCTGCGTCAGCTGCTCATTGCGTGCTCCTGCTTTCGTATCTCTCAGCTTTGCCTGAGCGCCTGCAATGGCTGCCTGTGCCTGATTGATCTGCTGCTGATAATCGGCTGCCTCCAGCGTGACCAGAACATCGCCTTGCTTGACGACTGCTCCTTCTTTCACCTTCACGCTCGCTGCTTTCCCAGATACTTTAGAAACGACTTGGATCTCCTCAGATGCTGCCACCTTACCATTGGCGATGACACCCGTAGAGGCAGAGGTCACCTTCCACGTCTTCACGACAGGGACGTTCTCGCTCGCTTGCGATGCAGAAGATGTCTCGCTACAGCCCGCCGTAATAAGCGAAACGGCCGCCATGACTGCAGCGATTGTTTTCCATTGTGCTGTCTTTTTCATGCTTGATTACATCTCCTTCACGTGCACTTTGATCTCGGCGTTCAATCCGGCCACCAGGTCCAGACCTGCTGTGTCATCTATGGCGATTTTGATCGGGATACGCTGAGTTACTTTGGTAAAGTTCCCGCTCGTATTGGTCGCTGGCATCAAGGAAAATGTAGAATTCGTCGCCTTTCCGATCTCCATCAAATGACCGCCCATTTTCTTACCTGGGTAAGCGTCAATCGTAAAATCTACTTTTTGGCCGAGTTTCAACCGTTCGATCTCAGTCTCTTCCAAATTAGCGGAGATGTACAATTTGTTTTCGTCAATCACGAGAGCTACCGATTGCCCTGTCGAAACAATCTCTCCCTCTTTTGCTTGCGTTTTAATCACAGTACCTGTAATGGGAGAACGCAACACGCTGTTTTCCAGCATCGTCGTTGCTACGTTAGTTGTATCTTGCTGTCCTACGATTTGGTCCGCTATAACGGTGTCGCCTTCTTTGACAGCGAGTCCGGTCAGTTTGCCTGTCATTTTTGGCATGACGCGATAAATGTCTCCAGCAATCCGAGCATCTTGTGTGGACACATAATGTGCACCTTGATACCAAAAGTAGTAACCGATTCCTCCACCACCTGCCACGATCAGGAGCAAAATGACATACAAAACCAGTTTTCGCTTCATGGTTTCTCCTCAACTTTCTCGTTCTTCTAGTTTCGCAATCAATGTTTCCATCGACTGAATAATGATGTCTAAATCCTCATCGGAAAATCCATGGAAAATACGCTTGTAAAAGTTCTCTGAGAAAAAATCAACCTTTGCGAACAGCTCAGAAATCTTCGGTGTTTTACGAATCCAGACAACACGCCGGTCATTCTCATCACGTACGCGTTCTACGAGTTGTTCTCGTTCCAAACGATCTATGATGCCAGAAACGGTGCTGTACGATAAATCTACGGCTTTGCTTATCTGACCGATCGTTTTGGGATCAGGATGTATTTCTCGAATGACCATTAGCTGCGGGACAGTCACACCATATTGGGACAGTTCTTTTGTGGCCATTGTTCCAAATGTCTTGTTCAACCGTTTTAACAAGTCCCTAATATGCAGTGATTTATTCATAGTGCACTCCTTTCTTAAGTAATATTTCGTGCACGAAATTTATCACATGAAAACTATACGATGTTTTTTTATCCGTGGCAACTATTTCTTTAGGTTAAACTTTAACTAGGTAAGCAAAACAAATTTATGTAGATTAAGTACCCTCATTCAGATTTCTTTAATAAATAGTTAAGCGATCTATCCTCTTTAAAATACCGAGAAATGATCGCTCTAAAATGAATTATTAGTATAAAGGAACTTAAATAAATGTCTAAAGGACCCATTTTTATCTTACATTTCAAGGAGTAAAAGAGGTGGAAAAAACGAACCAAAACAAGAGCATGGAGCCAATCCAGAGATTAGATTTATAATCTTCATTTTTGACGATTCTATTAATAATCGAAATGAAATTTATAAAAAACCAAATTGCCAATATGGGATTAAACCAAAAAGCTAAAGCACGAATATATTCTTCCAAAATTGTCACCTCACCGTTTTAACTTTATTATAACAATTTGTAAAATTGATACCTCAATAAATCATCTAAGCCATCATTATGGGGTATAAAGTAAAACTAAAATACTTGGTGTTTGTACCTTCCCTATTATTTTTTAAAGAATTGAATGAGTTATAAATATACACAACAGCCCTCTAACAATAAGTATGCAGAGGGCTGTAAAATATTATTTACTGTCCTTACCAATTTCAAATGAGGTTTTCCATGACCATTTATCCCCGGTTCCACTAAATTGATAACCTAGATACTTAAAATTTATGCTTATACCATCCAACGAATAGGAATGAACATAAGCAGAAACAAATTGTCCAGTTCGCCCCTTCTCGGAATCAGGTATCCGGACGACATCATTTAACCATCCCTCATGGATTCCATCATGTCGAGCCAGATCTACGTCAGCTTTTGTACCTAAAGGATTAGAATCATCAAAGTTACTTAAACCAATAGATATACCTCCCATTGGATCGCCATTTCCATTAAATGGTCTTACAACATATCTGCCATCCCTTGAAACTCCAGTAGTATGATTTTGCCATGTATTTGCTATGGTATCTACGAAGTAAAGCCACGGACGTGAACTCCACTCGAATTCTGTTAAATAGTGGTATTCTAATTCTCTCCCATTTCTGGATTTCCCCATATAAACAGCCATACTTGATCCATAGAAATTACCATCTCTAACAGCGGAGGGAGTGATTGCTAATTCCTTGCCTGATTGTTGTGCAATTATCTCCAAATCCTTTTGCTTAATTTCATCAACTTCATTTTTATTTTCATCAGTTACTATATGATCATTTCCTTCTAAATCAGTATATATATGAACAAAATCCTCAATG
This genomic stretch from Brevibacillus sp. DP1.3A harbors:
- a CDS encoding efflux RND transporter periplasmic adaptor subunit → MKKTAQWKTIAAVMAAVSLITAGCSETSSASQASENVPVVKTWKVTSASTGVIANGKVAASEEIQVVSKVSGKAASVKVKEGAVVKQGDVLVTLEAADYQQQINQAQAAIAGAQAKLRDTKAGARNEQLTQLGSIVTQAEASLKVVESNYNRMKALFDAGALSQAELEKSSLELEKARTGLEQAQAQFDLAKAGPTADTVAALQAEVSRLGSNLELAKSNYDNTIIRAPITGIVAKRSVDPGEMAAAGTPLMVLVNMADVKVEASVPENQINQVKVGSTVDVKVGSLGGKVLKGTVEFVSPISDTNSSSFPVKVKVNNQDGMLRAGMVAEVMLQGQATPGTKLPTSAVLEKDSKHYVYTVNDNVVHQVEVAVENASGEWSTVTNGVKDNDQIVLNPTDKLSEGSKVIAN
- a CDS encoding HlyD family efflux transporter periplasmic adaptor subunit, giving the protein MKRKLVLYVILLLIVAGGGGIGYYFWYQGAHYVSTQDARIAGDIYRVMPKMTGKLTGLAVKEGDTVIADQIVGQQDTTNVATTMLENSVLRSPITGTVIKTQAKEGEIVSTGQSVALVIDENKLYISANLEETEIERLKLGQKVDFTIDAYPGKKMGGHLMEIGKATNSTFSLMPATNTSGNFTKVTQRIPIKIAIDDTAGLDLVAGLNAEIKVHVKEM
- a CDS encoding MarR family winged helix-turn-helix transcriptional regulator, producing the protein MNKSLHIRDLLKRLNKTFGTMATKELSQYGVTVPQLMVIREIHPDPKTIGQISKAVDLSYSTVSGIIDRLEREQLVERVRDENDRRVVWIRKTPKISELFAKVDFFSENFYKRIFHGFSDEDLDIIIQSMETLIAKLEERES